The genome window GACCGAGATCACGCCAATGTAGACAATGGTCCCGACCACCAGGCCGCGGAAGACGGCAGGGCTGGCAAGCGGGTCGGATGTCATGAGCGGGGAAGAGGCGGGCATTGACGTTTCTGATTTCCCTGGCAAGGTTTCGCCCGGTTATACTGCCGGCTCGGGCGCTGTCCACCTGCCGCTACCGATGACCCGCGATTCGGGACGTGAAGCGCGCCGGGCCGCTTCCAGGAAAAAGATCATGACCTGGCCACCACTGGACTTTTGGTACGAGTTTGGCTCGACCTACAGTTACCTTTCAGCGATGCGCATCGACGATATGGCCGCAAAGCGCGGAGTTTCGGTGCGCTGGCGCCCCTTCCTGCTCGGTCCGCTGTTCGCCAAGGCCGGCTGGTCGACATCACCGTTTAATGTCTATCCGGCGAAAGGGGCCTACATGTGGCGCGACATGGAACGGCTGACGAGCGCCATGAAACTGCCGTTGACCCGGCCCGCCCCGTTTCCGGCAAACGGATTGCTCGCCGCACGGGTGGCGCTGGCGATCGAGCGCGACGAAGACCGGGCGCGGTTTTCCCGCGCAGTCTATCTGGCGGAGTTCGGAAACGGCGACAGGATCGACGCCACCGAAACGCTGGCGGCGCGCCTCTCCGCGCTCTCCCTGCCGGCCGACCAACTCCTCGACAAGGCCGGAACCGCCGAGATCAAGGCAGCACTTCGCGCCAATACGGAAACCGCGGAACGGGCAGGCATTTTCGGGGCCCCGAGCTTCACATGCGCGGACGGAGAATTGTTCTGGGGCAACGACCGGCTTGAAAGCGCCATCGACCATGCTGCAAGCTGCATGATAGTCTGACCCTCGGCGCGCATGAAACTGGCGCGCTCAGGAGTATGTCATGGCGTTTGTGCCCGATCCCGCCACCATGGTTACCTTCACGCTGGCCTGCCTTGTCCTGGTGCTCACGCCCGGTCCGGACATGACGCTCTTCGTCGGCCGGTCGCTGTCGGAAGGCCGCGCCTCCGGGATGACATCCATGCTCGGCGCCCTCGCCGGCAACGTGATCCACACGCTTCTGATCGCCTTCGGTCTCTCGGCGCTGATCGCTGCCTCCGCACAGGCCTTCTTCGTGGTCAAGATCGCCGGCGCGGTCTACCTGCTGTGGCTTGCCGTGCAGAGCATCCGCCAGGGATCCGCCCTTTCGGTCACCCCTGACAGGACGGCGCGACGCAAGCCGCTGTCGCGCGTTTTTGCGACCGGCGTTCTGGTCAACCTGCTCAATCCGAAGATCATCCTGTTCTTCCTGACATTCCTGCCGCAGTTCGTGGCCGCCCACGATCCGGACGCGGCCGCCAAGATGCTCTTTCTCGGCCTCTATATGGTCCTCTTTTCCCTGCCGTTTTGTGCCGGCATGGTGCTGATGGCCGAGGGGTTCTCCAAATCGCTGCGCCGCTCGCCGCGCATCATGCGCGCCATCGACTGGCTCTTCGCCGGCATCATCGGCGGTTTCGCCGTGAAAATCCTGCTGACCAGCCGGAGCTGAGGCACCCGATCCGTTTCATTCGTTTCCCGCAACCAGAAGACCCTGCGAAATCAAAGACTCATGACCCATATCTTTCCGCGACACACCGCTATGCGCCCGCCCCGCGCCGTTGCCGGCGACGGCTGCTACATCATCGACAGCACGGGAAAACGCTATCTCGACGCGTCCGGGGGCGCGGCCGTTTCCTGTCTTGGCCATTCCGACAAGGCGGTGACGGAGGCGGTCAAGCGCCAGCTCGACACACTCGCCTTCGCGCACACCGGGTTTTTCACCACCGATATCGCGGAAGACCTCGCGAACCTGCTGATCGCCAACGCCCCGGAAGGCCTTGAGCGCGTCTATCTCGTCTCCGGCGGATCCGAGGCGACCGAAGCAGCGATCAAGCTTGCCCGCCAATACCACCTCGAGCGCGGCAACCCGTCGCGCGCGCGCATCATCGCGCGCCGCCAGAGCTATCACGGCAACACGCTTGGCGCCCTGTCGGCGGGCGGCAACATGTGGCGCCGCGAGCAGTTCAAGCCGCTGCTGGTCGACATGTCCCACATATCGCCCTGCTATGCCTATCGCGGCCAGGCCGACGGCGAGAGCGAAGCCGACTACGGCCGCCGCGTTGCCGACGAACTGGAAACCGAGATCCTCCGCCTTGGCCCGGAAACGGTGGCCGCCTTTATCGCCGAACCCGTCGTCGGCGCGACGCTTGGCGCGGTTCCCGCGGTCGACGGGTATTACAAGCGCATCCGCGAGATCTGCGACCGCCACGGCGTCCTGCTGATCCTCGACGAGGTGATGTGCGGTATGGGGCGCACCGGGCATCTTTTCGCCTGCGACGCGGACGGGGTGTCCCCGGACATCCTGTGCATCGCTAAGGGGCTTGGCGCCGGCTATCAGCCGATCGGCGCGATGCTGTGCAGCGGCGAGATCTACCGTGCGATCGAGGAAGGCTCCGGCTTCTTCCAGCACGGCCATACCTATATCGGCCACCCGGCGGCCGCCGCTGCCGGACACGCCGTTGTCTCGGCCCTGCTGGACCGCGACCTGATCACTCGGTCGAAACAAATGGGCGAGACTGTGAAATCCGCCCTGGTCGAGCACTTCGGCCAGCATCCCCACGTCGGCGACATTCGCGGACGCGGCATGTTCCTCGGGCTGGAGCTGGTCGAAGACCGCGAAACCAAGGCGCCCTTCGATCCGGTGCGCAAGCTTCATGCGTCGATCAAGAAGGCGGCCTTTGCACGCGGGCTCGTCTGCTACCCGATGGGCGGCACCCTCGACGGTCGCTCCGGCGACCATGTGCTGCTGGCTCCGCCCTTTATTCTGGAGGAGGCGCAGGTGGGAGAACTCGTCGACAAGCTCTCCGGCGCCATTTCCGACGCCCTCGCGCATTGAACGAGCGGTTTCCCATGGGGCGACGCCGCAGTCCCGCCAAGTTTCTGGCGAGACTGACGGGGCTTTGCTGTGCCGCCCTGACCCTTGCCTCCGCCGCGCAGGCGGATCATGCCGGGCCCGACCTGCCCGAAGGCTGTCTTGCAGAAGCCGGTTCGGCCGGGCGGGAACTCGAAGGCACGCTTCAGGGAGCGGAACTGAGTGCAGGGGACGGTGTCGTGTATCGCCAGGTCGATCTTCACATACCAAACGATCCCGCTCCCGCAATGGCCAACGGAGATGTGCAGCCGATGCGGTTCTGGCCAGTCGCCGACAAGCCGGATCGCTGGCAGCGTCAGCGCGGACATCTCGTCAACCCGGCAACAGGAAGCTGGGTCGCAAGAGATCTCGTCGGCAAGGGCGTGGCGATAGCGGCGCCGGCGCTTGCTCCTGCGGACTGTTTCCCGCCGCTCATGAGAGCGGAACGGATAGCACGCGTCCGAGAACTGGGGCTTTGGGCGAGCGAAAAGGTGTATTCCGCCCATCGTCCGGACGCCCTGCTGCCGCGCGTCGGACGCTACACTCTGGTCGCCGGGCGGGTGCTGTCCGTTGGAGAAACCCGCTCGACGCTCTATCTCAATTTCGGATACCGCTGGAGCCGGGACTTCACAGCAACCATCGCAAAGGAAGAATTGGATGCATTCACAGCCGCCGGGGTTGACGTGAGGTCCCTTGAAGGGGCAGCTATTCGGATCCGCGGGGTGCTGCTGCAGTCTGGCGGACCCCTCGTCGAGATCTCCCACCCCGCACAGATCGAGCGGCTCGAAACGGATGGCACGCGCCGGTGAACAGCTTCCCGTCACTTGACGCCCTCAGCGGACAGATACGTCGCGGGCTCGCGGCCGGCGTGGTGTTGCTGGTTTTGTCGGGCTGCCAGATTTCCGGGTCTTCGCCGATCGACATCGGAACGCCGGCGCCCGGATCGCTGCGTCCCGGACTGTCGAGCGACCTCGGCGCGCGCGAGCACCCGCGCGTTGTTGCCACCTATGGCGGCGTCTATGAAGATAGGGGTGCCGAGCGCGCGGTTGCACAGGTGGTCGGAAGACTGGTGGAGGCGTCCGACGATCCCTCACAGACCTATCGGATCACCATTTTGAACTCCCCGGCGGTCAATGCATTTGCGCTTCCGGGCGGGTATCTCTATGTGACCCGTGGCCTCCTCGCGCTTGCCACCGACACCTCGGAAGTCGCCGCAGTGCTGGCGCACGAGATGGCGCATGTCACCGCCAGCCACGCGATCAAGCGCCAGGAGCGCGCGCAAGCCACGGAACTGGCCGGTCGGGTGCTCGGCAATGTGGTGCGCGATCCCGACCAGGCGCGCGCCGCAATCATGTCCTCTCAACTGTCGTTCGCGCGGTTTTCGCAGATCCAGGAATTGGAGGCCGATGCGGTCGGCGTGCGCACGCTCGCGCGTGCACGCTACGATCCGTTTGCCTCCGCCCGGTTCTTGATGTCGATGGGGAAGTTCGCCGCCTATCAAAGCGCCCAGGGAAACCAGAGCAGTGCTCCCGACTTTCTGTCCTCGCACCCGACAACGCCGGAGCGGGTGCAGACGGCGGTGCGCGCCGCCCGCCAGGTCGGCGCCCCCGGCCTCGGCGAGCGCGACCGCGATGCCTATCTGACCAAGATCGACGGCATGCTCTACGGCGACGATCCGCTCGAGGGC of Stappia sp. ES.058 contains these proteins:
- a CDS encoding 2-hydroxychromene-2-carboxylate isomerase gives rise to the protein MTWPPLDFWYEFGSTYSYLSAMRIDDMAAKRGVSVRWRPFLLGPLFAKAGWSTSPFNVYPAKGAYMWRDMERLTSAMKLPLTRPAPFPANGLLAARVALAIERDEDRARFSRAVYLAEFGNGDRIDATETLAARLSALSLPADQLLDKAGTAEIKAALRANTETAERAGIFGAPSFTCADGELFWGNDRLESAIDHAASCMIV
- a CDS encoding LysE family translocator, which gives rise to MAFVPDPATMVTFTLACLVLVLTPGPDMTLFVGRSLSEGRASGMTSMLGALAGNVIHTLLIAFGLSALIAASAQAFFVVKIAGAVYLLWLAVQSIRQGSALSVTPDRTARRKPLSRVFATGVLVNLLNPKIILFFLTFLPQFVAAHDPDAAAKMLFLGLYMVLFSLPFCAGMVLMAEGFSKSLRRSPRIMRAIDWLFAGIIGGFAVKILLTSRS
- a CDS encoding aspartate aminotransferase family protein, which gives rise to MTHIFPRHTAMRPPRAVAGDGCYIIDSTGKRYLDASGGAAVSCLGHSDKAVTEAVKRQLDTLAFAHTGFFTTDIAEDLANLLIANAPEGLERVYLVSGGSEATEAAIKLARQYHLERGNPSRARIIARRQSYHGNTLGALSAGGNMWRREQFKPLLVDMSHISPCYAYRGQADGESEADYGRRVADELETEILRLGPETVAAFIAEPVVGATLGAVPAVDGYYKRIREICDRHGVLLILDEVMCGMGRTGHLFACDADGVSPDILCIAKGLGAGYQPIGAMLCSGEIYRAIEEGSGFFQHGHTYIGHPAAAAAGHAVVSALLDRDLITRSKQMGETVKSALVEHFGQHPHVGDIRGRGMFLGLELVEDRETKAPFDPVRKLHASIKKAAFARGLVCYPMGGTLDGRSGDHVLLAPPFILEEAQVGELVDKLSGAISDALAH
- a CDS encoding M48 family metalloprotease yields the protein MNSFPSLDALSGQIRRGLAAGVVLLVLSGCQISGSSPIDIGTPAPGSLRPGLSSDLGAREHPRVVATYGGVYEDRGAERAVAQVVGRLVEASDDPSQTYRITILNSPAVNAFALPGGYLYVTRGLLALATDTSEVAAVLAHEMAHVTASHAIKRQERAQATELAGRVLGNVVRDPDQARAAIMSSQLSFARFSQIQELEADAVGVRTLARARYDPFASARFLMSMGKFAAYQSAQGNQSSAPDFLSSHPTTPERVQTAVRAARQVGAPGLGERDRDAYLTKIDGMLYGDDPLEGFIRGRSFLHKALGISFTVPQGFVLENSAEAVLASNSSGTALRFDGADLTDFASLSAYMTSGWINGLVRDSVREDTVNGLPAVTASAVTDGWSFRIAVVRIGRTGYRFIFASRTGGADFTRDYQKTVDSFRQLTPTERARLRPLRIKVIRADAGDTPERLAVGMSGVEASRRLSLFSILNQTPPGEAIAAGTPLKLVVD